The sequence AGCGCCACCAGGAACAAGCGTGAAGCGCCCGGCGTGGCTGACCGCGATCGGCGTCCTGCTCACCGCGGCGATGCTCTTCCCGGTCTACTGGATGATCGCCGTCTCGCTCACCCCGGCCGGCGATCTCCGGAAGTCACCGCCGGACTTGTTCCCGGCCTCGCCCACCTTCGCGGGCTATGAGCAGGTCCTGCGCGAACAGCTGCCGTACTTCGGGACCAGCCTGCTCGTCGCGCTGGGCACCGTCGCGCTCACCCTGGTCATCGCCGCCCCGGCGGCGTACGCGCTGGCGAAGCTCCGCCCGCCGGGCCGGCGCGTGCTCGGGTTCGTGCTGCTGGTGGCGCAGATGATCCCGGGCATCATCATGGCGCTGGGCTTCTACGGGATCTACGTCAAGCTCGGCCTCACCAACTCGGTGGGCGGCCTGGTCGTCGCCGACTCCACCATCGCGGTGCCGTTCGCCGTGCTGATCCTCACCTCCTTCATGGCGACCGTGCCCGACGAACTGCTGCAGGCGGCCCGCATCGACGGCGCGGGGCCGTGGCGGACGTTCGCGTCGGTCGTACTCCCCGCCAGCCGCAACGGCGTCGTCACCGCGGCGCTGTTCTCGTTCCTGTGGGCGTGGTCGGACTTCGTGTTCGCCACCACCCTCGACGCCGGGGGCCGGCTGCGCCCGCTCACCCTGGGCATCTACCACTACATCGGCAACAACAACCAGGAGTGGAACGCGATCATGGCCACCGCCGTGGTCGCGTCCGTTCCCGCCACCGTGCTGCTCGTGCTCGCCCAGCGCTACGTCGCGGCCGGTGTCACCGCCGGCGCCGTCAAGGACTGAAGGGATCACCCTGTGACCGCCGAGTTCTCCGTCGGGGACATCCCGTTCAGCCGCGCCGGATCCTGGCTCGGCCTGTCCCCCGTGCTCAGCGCGACGCGGCGTGCCGACGACGTGCACGTGGTGTCCCACCGGCACGGCCTGCACCCGGTGCTGACGCTCGTGCCCGAGCGGGACGGCCACCGCGCCGCCACCGACGTCTCGGCCGATCCCGCCGTGCTCACCTGGAGCTCGCCCGACGGCCGGATCACCGCGGCCTTCCCGGACGCCGGAACGCTCCGGATCACCGGCACCGGCCTGGGCATGAGCATCGTCGCCACGGAGCCGGTCCTCACGCCGTTCACCGGACCGTACTTCTTCGCCGATCCGGCCGGGGCGGCCGTGTTCACCTTCTACGAGACGGGAAACCGCCTCCGGCTGACGCTGTTGTCCGGCCAGTGGACGTATCTCGGCGAGCAGGAACTCGGCTCGGCACGGCGCGGCGTCACTGTGGGTGCCGACGGCGGCCCGTGGGAGGTCGCGCTGGAGGAGATCACCACCGGCGCGCCGGCGTACGCGTCCACTGTGGACTTCCCGGGAGCCGCCGCCTCGGCGCGCGACGACTTCACCGCCTTCGCCGACGCGGTCGCCCCGTGGCGGGACAGCTCGACCCCCGCCGCCGAACTCGCCTGCTACGTGCTCTGGTCCGCCACGGTCGCACCCGCCGGGTTCCTCGCCCGCCCGGCCGTGCTGATGTCCAAGCACTGGATGAACAAGGTGTGGAGCTGGGACCACTGCTTCACCGCGCTGGCACTGGCCCCGGGTGCGCCGGAGCTGGCGTGGAACCAGTACCAGCTGCCCTTCGACCACCAGGACGGCCAGGGCGCGCTGCCGGACTCGGTCACCCACGCCGAGGTGCTCCGCAACTTCGTCAAGCCCCCGATCCACGGCTGGGCGCTCGCGCACCTGCGCGGCCGGCTCCCGGATGGGCTGCCCGATCCCGCACTGGCCTACCGGCAGCTCGCGGCCTGGACGTCGTTCTGGCTCGACCACCGCCGCGCCCCCGGGCAACGGCTCCCCTACTACGAACACGGCAACGACAGCGGCTGGGACAACGCCACGGTGTTCGCCGGCGAGCGGCTGGTCGTCACCGCGGACCTCGCGGCCTTTCTCGTCCTGCAGCTGAAGGAACTCGCCGCGCTGGCCCCCGCCGTCGGCGACACCCCCACCGACTGGGAGCGGCGCGCCGACACCCTGCTGGCCGCGCTGCTCGCCGAACTCTGGGACGGCTCGGCCTTCCGCAGCCGCACCGTGCGCACCGGAACGTCCCAAGGCGGCTCGAGCCTGCTCGACCTCATGCCGATCGTGCTCGGCGAGCACCTGCCCCGCGCCGTCTTCGAGCGGCTGTGCGCCCGCGTGGCCGAGCACCTCACGCCGATCGGGCTCGCCACGGAACTGCCGTCCTCGCCGTACTACGAACCCGACGGGTACTGGCGCGGCCCGGTCTGGGCCCCGGTCACGGTCCTCGTCGAGGACGGCCTCCGCCGCGGGGGCGCCACCGACCTCGCCGACGAGGTGAGCAGCCGGTTCCGCAGGACCTGCGAAGAACACGGCTTCGCCGAGAACTTCGACGCGTTCACCGGAGCGGGCCTGCGCGACCACGCCTACACCTGGACCGCCGGCGCCTACCTCCTGCTGAGCGAGGCGGCGCAGCAGCGGGAGGGCACGCGGAAAGCCGCCTGCGGGCCTGCCGCGCCCCGGTGAGCCGGAGCAGGGCGGCACCGCCGATCGTCCGATTGACGACCGGCAGCCGTTCGCTACCGTATGGGAGCGCTCCCAGGAATCGACGGCAGGAGTTTCCGATGGTTGCTCAGCGACGAGTTCGCCTACGCCCGGGCCCGGCGAGCGGTTGTGTCCTGGCCGCACTGCTGGCCGCGCAAGCCGTCGCGGCACCGCCGGCTTCCGCCGCCGAACTGACCCTGGCCGTGGACCTGTCCGCGGCCCGGCACCCGATCAGTCCCGACATCTACGGGATGAACGGCGGTGACCCGGCGCTCCTCGCGGAGCTCGGCACCCCGGTGTCGCGCTGGGGCGGCAACGCGAGCAGCCGCTACAACTTCGAGAACCACACCTACAACACCGGCAGCGACTGGTACTTCGAGAACATCGTGGCGGGGCCGGACGACACCCTCGAGGCGTACGTCCAGCGGAACCGGGACCGCGGGATCAAGCAGGTGGTCACCCTGCCGATGTCCGGCTGGGTCGCGAAAGACTCGCCCAGCTCGCCGCACGCCTGCGGTTTCCCGGCCACCCGCTTCCCCGCCCAGGATTCGTTCGACCAGTGGGACGCCAACTGCGGCAACGGCCGGCTGAACAACGCGGAGCTCACCGGAGCCGTCCCCACCGACACCTCCGTTCCGGCGGACGCCTCCTTCGCGGGCAAGACGGTCTCACACCTGGTGAGCCAGTTCGGCCCGGCAGCCCGCGGTGGCGTGCCGATCTACGAACTCGACAACGAACCGGTGCTGTGGAGCTCCACGCACCGCGACGTGCACCCCCAGCCCGTGACCGACGACGAGCTGGGCACCAAGAGCACGGCGACCGCCGCGGCCGTCAAGACCGCCGATCCGCGGGCGGCGGTCCTCGGCCCGTCCGGCTGGGGCTACTGCGAATGGATCGCCTCCGGGCTGGACGGGTGCGCGCCGGGCGCGGACGCCGCCGCGCACGGCGGGCTCAACCTGTCCCAGTGGTTCCTGAAGAACATGAAAGACGCGAGCACCACCGCCGGCAAGCGGCTCCTCGACTACTTCGACCAGCACTACTACCCCCAGATCAGCGGCGACAAGACCCCCGAAGCCAACGCGCTGCGGCTGCGGTCGACCCGCTCGCTGTGGGATCCCGCCTACGTCGAGGAATCCTGGATCGGGCCGAGCGGGGTCAACGCACCGCCGCTGCAGTTCATCCGCACGATGAAGCAGTGGGTCTCCCAGTACAACCCGGGCACCAGGACCGCCATCACCGAATACAACTGGGGCGCCTTGGACGACATCAACGGCGCCCTCGCCGAAGCCGACGTCCTCGGCATCTTCGGCCGTGAAGGACTCGACCTGGCCACCATCTGGGGCGAGCCGAAACCGGCGGACCCGGCCGCGTACGCGTTCCGGATGTACCGCAACTACGACGGCGCCGGAAGCCGGTTCGGCGAAGTGAGCGTGTCGGCGGCCAGCAGCGACCAGGGGCAGCTCGCGATCTATGGCGCGCAACGCCGCTGCGACGGCGCCGTGACCCTCATGGTGGTCAACAAGACCGGCACGGACCTCACTTCCCCGCTGTCGATCGCGGGCGCTCCCGGCACCGGCAAGGCACAGCGTTTCACCTACGGGCCGGCCGATCTCTCGTCGATCGTGCGGGGTCCGGACCTCGCCGTGGACCACGGCCACGTCACCACGACGTACCCGGCGAACTCCATCACCCTGCTGGTCCTGCCGCGTTAGCCCTGAATACCGGCCACCGCTACTCGAACACCCCGTAACCCTCGACGGCGTGGGCCCGGACGCCGTCCATGTCGAGCTCCACGCCGATGCCGGGCGTGTCGGGCAGCGTGATGTAGCCGTCCTTCACGATCGAGCCGCTCCCGTCGGGGGCGTGGACGTAGCTGTCCCACACCGCGCGCTCTTCGAGGGCGTGCCATTCCTGGACGAGGAAGTTGGGGATCGCGCCACACTGGTGCGACGTGGCCATCGTGCCCAGCGGCGTCGACACCAGGTGCGGGGCGAACGGGATGTAGTGCAGCTCCGCGAGGTTGGCGATCTTCTTGGCCTCCGCGAGGCCCCCGCACTTCGGTACGTCCGGTTCGATGACGTCGACGGCGCCGCGTTCGAGCAGCTCGCGGAAACCCCAGCGCAGGTAAAGGTTTTCTCCGGCGCAGATCGGGGTGCGGGTCTGTTCGCGCACCCGCACCAGCGCGTCGACGTTCTCCGCCGGCAGCGGCTCCTCCAGCCACATCAGGTGGAACGGCTCCAGCTCCCACGCGATCCGGCACGCGCTCGGCACGTCGTAGCGGGCGTGCAGGTCGATGGCCAGGTCGACGTCCGGTCCGATCGCTTCGCGGACGGCGGCCACGCGCTCGACCATCGAGCGCAGCTCGGCGGCGTTGATCGTGTGGTTGAAGGCGTCGAACTTGGCCGGGTGGTGCAGGTCGTCGATGTCGAACTTGATGGCGGTGAAGCCTTCCGCGACCATCCGCTGGGCCCGGTCGACGCACCCGGCGACCGAACCGGCGGGGTCGTCGCCGTCGCCGCAGTCGGCGTAGAGGCGGATCCGGTCGCGGAACTTCCCGCCGAGCAGGCGGTACACCGGCTGGCCCGCCGCCTTGCCCGCGAGGTCCCACAGCGCGATCTCGATACCGGACAGGGCGATCACGAACACCCCGCTCTGCGCGCCCGCGAAAACCTTGCTGCGGCGCAGTTTTTCCCAGCACCGCTCGACGTTGCGCGGGTCCTCGCCGATCAGCAGTGGCTTCAAGGAGTCGATCATCCCCACGACGGCACCCGCGCCGGCGTCGGGATTGGCCTCGCCGAACCCGCTGAGGCCTTCGTCGGTGTCGATCCGCACCAGCGTGGCTTGACCGTGGTAGGCCACCACCGCCGTCGTCACGTTCACGATCCGCATTGGTCTCCTGCCGCAGGGTAGTGCCGAAGAACGGGACTGTCGCGATGTCTAACTTGTCCTATAAGCTGATGACATGCCAAGGAGACAAGAGTCTCCGGACGCTGTCAAGGTCCGGACTCTTCCGGTGCAGGTGGCGGCCCACCTGACCCGGCGCATCGTCAGCGGCGAAATCGAGGACGGCCGGGCGCCGTCGGAACTCGAGATCTCGAACGAGTTCGGCGTTTCCCGTGTCGTGGCGCGGGAAACGCTCAAGATCCTCGCCTCGCTCGACATCGTCGACGTCGCCCAGGGCCGCCGGGTCGTCGTGCGCCCCCGCGCGGAATGGGACTACCTCAACCCGTTGCTGATCGAGTGGCTGCCCACGGAGATCGTCGACGAGCTCTTGCAGGAACTGCACCAGATGCGCACACTGCTCGAACCCGAACTGGCCGCGATGGCCGCGGCCAGCATCACCAACGAGACGCTGGCCCGGCTCGGCGACGAGATCGGCCGCATGGCGGCGCTCGAAGCGGATCCCGAGGCTTACCTCGAGGTCGACCACGAATTCCACATGGAGATCTGCCGGGCGGCCGACAACCGCATCCTCGACCGGATCATGTACTCCGCCCGCTGGCTCGGCACGGCCAGCCGGCGCGTCACCAACGAGGCGCCGGCCGGGCTGCACCGCGCCACCGCCCAGCACACGGAGATCTACGAAGCGCTCGTGGCGCGTGACCCGGCCGGGGCCCGCGAGGCGATGCGCAAGCACCTGAGCAACAACTTTTCCACGCTCCTCGCGGAGAAGGGGCAGCGAAGCAAGCGGGCCGCCAAGCGGCGTTGACACCCTGCAGGACCTGGTTCCGGAACCGATGACGAGGACGGACGAGGCATGGCGGCACCGGCGATCCCACCGATCCGGCTGGGGCTGATCGGCACCGGTCTCGCGGTCGAGAAGCTGCACTGGCCGGCGTTGCGCGCGCTCGCCGACCGCTTCACGGTCACCGCGTACACCGACGCCTCTGCGGAGCAGCGCAGGCGGTTCGCCGCCTACAGCGGGATCGACCCGGCCCGGGCCGTCGCCGGCCGGGCCGCGTTGCTGGCCCGCGACGACGTGGACGCCGTGCTGATCGCGGTGCCGATCCCGCACTTGTACGAGGTGGCGCGGGAAGCGCTCGCGGCGGGCAAGGACGTGCTCTGCGAGAAGCCGGCCGGTGCCGACGCGGAGCAGGCCGCGGCCTTCCTGGCCCTGGCGGCCGGGTACCCGGATCGCACCTTCGTGGTGGGCGAGAACTACTTCTACCGCGACGACCTGCGCTACGCCCGCACCCTGCTCGACAGCGGCGTGATCGGCCGCCCGCACCTGATGGCGTGGCGGCACGCCGGCCAGTCGGTGCCCCGGCCGGGCGGGTTCACCAGCACGCCGTGGCGGCACCGGCCGCAGTACCGCGGCGGCGTGCACCTCGACTTCGGTGTGCACCACATCGCCCAGATCCGGTTGCTCTGCGGCGACATCGCGTGGGTGCACGGTGCCGTGCAGGCGGCCAACAGCACCATCGACGCACCGTCGGACCTCACGCTCAACCTCGTCTTCACCGGAGGCGCCATCGGCAACTACACCGCGTCCTTCCCCGAAATCCCGGTGCCGCCCGAACCCAACGAAATGCGGCTGTACGGCACCGAGGGCGTGCTCGTGCTCGCCGGATCCGATGTGGAGCGCCGCGTGACCCGCAGCAGCGCCGACGCCACCACCCGCACGACCGTCTTCCGCGGTATCGACAACGGCTACCGGGCGGAGCTCGTCGACTTCGCCGACGCCGTGCAGTTCGGGGTGCGGCCGGTCGGCAGCGTCGCGCAGAGCGTGGCCAACGCGATGGTCGTCCAGCGGGCGTTCGACTCCGCGGAACGGGCGGCCGCTCTGGCGCTCGACCCCGTGCCCGGCGCGGGCCCGGTACCGCTGTGGCGGCCCCGTGGTTCGACGGGGCTGTTCGACGGGCTGCCCGGACAACGCATCAGCAGTACGGCGTCCTTCGCCGCGTGAACGACCCGCAGCGCGGCACTCGCCCCGCTGTCCCCGCCGGTTGCACCGTCGCCCCGTCGGTATGAGGAGTTGTCATGGAAGAGAAAACGGACCTGTCGAGGCGCACCTTCCTCGGGATGAGCGCGGGGATGAGCGCGCTGGGCGTGCTCGGCCTCGCCGGGTGCGGGAGCGGCCCCGCCCCCGCGCCGCAGGTCGACGTCCAGGTGCCCCAGGCGCTGCTCGACCAGGCAGCCGCGCTCCGCGGCGGGTCGGTGGGGATGCTCTCGCAGAAGCTGTATTCGGAAGCCGCCAACAAAGCGCTGGACAAGTCGCTGCAGGTCTTCGCGCAGGCCACCGGCACCACCATCCACAACGACCTCGTCTCCGGCGACGCCGGCGACATGGTCGCGAAGATGGACGCCGAGGTGAAGGCGGGCACCAACCGCGACCTGGCCTTCATGAGCGACCGCCGGTTCGTCGGCCAGCTCCACAACCTCGGCGCCCTCACCGACGTCACCGACGTGGTCACGGAAATGAAAGCTCTTTACGGGGAGCCCGCGACCGAGGCGAACGACTACTGCGTGTTCGGCGGGCGCTGGTTCGCGATCCCCTACCACTTCATCGCGACCGGGATGTACCTGCGCAAGGACTGGTACCAGGAGAAAGGCCTCCCGCTCAAGCCCTACTACTCGTGGGAAGAGCTGCGCGACAACGCGTTGGCGGTCTCCGACCCGGCGAAGCGGCGCTACGGCTGGGGCCTCACGGTGAACCGCTCCGGCGACGCCAACGGCTTCATCGCGAACGTCATCAACACCTACGGCGGGGCGATCGCGGACAACACCGGCACGAAGGTGGTGTTCAACTCGCCGGAGACCGTCGCCGCCGTTTCGTTCATCGGCGACATCTACACGAACCCGAAGTACAAGCCGATGCTGCCGCCCGGGATCGGCAGCTGGACCGACTCGAGCAACAACGAGAACTGGCTGGCCCAGATCCTGGGCCTGACGCTCAACCAATTCAGCGTCTACGCCGACTCGAAGAGCAAGAAGAACCCGGTCTACGGCAACACGCACGTGTTCAACGGCGCCACCGGGCCGGCGCTCGACCGGCCGCTCGCGTTCGGCGAGTCCAACTCGTTCGTCGTGTTCAAGGGCGCGAAGAACCCCGCGCTGGCCAAGCTGGTGGCGAAGTTCATGGTCGGCGGGACCGCGCTGCTCGGCGTCGCGAAGGAAGCGCCCTGCCTGGTCAACCCGTCGTGGAGCAAGGTGTGGGACTCCGACCCGTACTACACGAACGGTGACCCGGCCTTCGCCGCGTTGCGGGAGCAGACCCGCGCGAAGCTCCCGGTGACCACCAAGACCGGCTACGCGTTCCCCCAGGCCCCGAGCCCCGGCGAGCAGGCCGCCACCGCCGCGTACCTGCTGACCGACATGATGCAGTCGGTCATCCAGGGCACCCGGCCGGCCGACGCCGTCGCCACGACCCACGGCCGGATCGTCCAGATCTTCGAGCAGCAGGGCTACCGCCAATGACCGTCGTTCGTCCGAAGAGGACACTGCCGGCGCCGGCCCGCCCGGCGCCGGCCACGTCGTCCTCGCTCTCCCGGTCGCAGCGGCTGCTCGGACGTGACTGGCGCCTCGCCGCCGTGTTCGTCGGGCCGACGCTGGTGCTGGTCGCCGGGCTGATCCTGGTCCCGATCGTCAGCTCGGTCTTCACCAGCGTCACCGAACGCCACGGCGCGGAAACGGTTTTCGTCGGCCTGGACAACTACACCGCCCTCGCCGGCGACGGCTTGTTCCACCAGGGCGTGCTCAACTCGTTCGTCTTCACCGCCTACGCCGAGATCTTCAAGGTGACCTTCGGTCTCATCGCGGCGCTGATGCTGCACCACATGCGCCGCGGCAAGGCGATCATCGCCGGGGTGATCCTGCTGCCGTGGGTGATCCCGACGGTCGTCACGGCCTTCACCTGGCGGTCCCTGCTCGACCCGATCTTCGGCAGCGTCAACGTCCTGCTCACCGAATCCGGGATCGGGCCCGGCCTCGCCGCGATCGGGCTCGTCGACAAGTGGCCAGCGGAGTGGCTGTCCGATCCCGCGCTCGCGATGCCGGCGGTCATCCTGGTCAACGTCTGGAAGGGCATCCCGTTCTTCACGGTGACGTTCCTCGCCGGGCTCAAGGCCATCGACAGCGGTCTCCACGAGGCGGCGATGGTGGACGGCGCCTCGCCGTGGCAGCGCTTCGTACACATCACGCTGCCGGGGCTGCGTCCCGTCATGATCGTGACGGTGCTGCTGTCGTCGATCTGGACGTTCAACAACTTCGACCTGATCTGGCTGATGACCCAGGGCGGGCCGGGGGACGCCACCGCCCCGTACGTGATGGTGGCCTACTCGAAGGCGATCCAGCAGCTGCAGCTCGGCGCGGGCGCCGCGGTGACGCTGGTGATGCTGCCGGTCATCGCGATCCTCGTGGTGATCCTCGTGCGGATGATGCGCCGCAGCGACCTGCCCGGCGCCGCCGACCTCGGGCACCGGCGGCTCAGTCCCGCTCAGCGCCGGGCGCTGCCCTGGGTGATCGTCGTGGCCTCGGTGCTGGTGCTGGTCTGGGCGTCGCCGCACATAGTCTGGAAAGCCGCGCTCGTGCTGGGCGTCTTCGTGCTGCTCGCGGCCGTCGTCGGCCGGATCGTCTCCGCGCTCGCCGCGCGGAGCAAACGGCTGGCCGCCCGCCTGGTCGGCGGCACCAGCTCGGGGGTGGCGCTCGTCGCCCTGCTGGGCTTCGTGCTCGCCCCGCTCTACTGGATGACGGTCACGGCCTTCAAGTCCGACGACCAGATCGTCGCGCGCACCGACGACCTCTGGCCGACCCCGTGGACCACCCAGCAGTTCACCAACCTGTTCTCCGGCCGGGCGTTCGGCACCTGGTACGTCAACACGATCCTGGTGTCGGTGGCGTCCACGGTGATCGCCCTGATCTGCGCGGCGCTGGCCGGCTACGCGCTGGCGCGGCTGAAGTTCCGGGGTTCGGAGAGCTTCACGGTGACGATCCTGCTCACCTACGTGATGCCGGGCGCGCTGCTGTTCATCCCGCTGTACCAGCTGATGAGCGGGATCGGGCTCAACGACTCGTTGTGGTCGCTCGTGCTCGCCTACCCGACGTTCACCCTGCCGTTCGCGACGTGGCTGCTCGTCGGCTACTTCAAGTCGATCCCGGCCGACCTCGAGGAGGCCGCGCTGGTCGACGGCTGCACGCGGTTCGGGGCGTTCCGGCGGATCGTGCTGCCACTGGCCAAGCCGGGCCTGCTCGCGGTCGCGCTGTTCACGCTCACCAACGCGTGGAACGAGTTCCTGTTCGCCTTCGTGTTCATCACCAAGGACGACTACAAGACGCTGCCGGTCGGCATGCAGTCGATGATCTTCGGCGACGTCGTCCCGCAGGGCCAGCTGGCCGCGGCGTCGCTGCTGATCAGCATCCCGGTCGTGCTGATGTACGGCTTCGGGCAGCGGTTCCTGACCGAGGGACTCACCGCGGGGGCCGTGAAGGGATGAGCGCGATCACCGAGGAGCACGTCGCGACCTCGTCACGGCCGAGCGACCTGCGCATCACCGACCTGCGGGTGGCCAACGTGACCGGCGTGCCGTTCCGCTCGTCGATCATCCGGATCGACACGAACCAGGGACTGTCCGGCTACGGCGAGGTGCGCGACCAGGCCAGCGCCACCTACGCGCTCGTGCTGAAGAGCAGGCTCCTCGGGGAAAACCCGTGCAACCTCGACAAGATCTTCCGCAAGATCAAGCAGTTCGGGTACCACGGCCGCCAGGGCGGCGGGGTCTCCGGCGTCGAGATGGCGCTGATGGACCTGGCCGGCAAGGCGTACGGCGTACCCGCGTACGCGTTGATCGGGGGCCGGTTCCGGGACGAGATCCGCTGCTACGCGGACACGCCGTCGCTGCCGGACCCGCACGCGATGGGCGCCCGGCTGCTGGAACGCAAGCGGCGCGGGTTCACGATGCTGAAGATGGACGTGGGCGTCGACCTGCTGTGGGACGTGCCGGGAGCGCTGATCGCGCCGCCGGGCGCCCGCGCGGACGACACGACGATGCACCCCTTCACCGGCATCCAGGTCACCGCTCGCGGCGTCGAGCACTTGGTGTCCTATGTGGACATCGTCCGGTCGGTCGTCGGCTACGACGTCGCGCTCGCCGCCGACCACTTCGGCCACATCGCCCTGGACTCGTGCATCCGGATCGGCCGCGCGCTGGAGCCGTTCACCCTGGCGTGGATCGAAGACCTGCTCCCGTGGCAGCTGACCGACCAGTGGCGCCAGCTCACCACGTCCGTCGCCGTCCCGACGTGCACTGGCGAGGACATCTACCTGCTCGACGGCTTCCGGCCGTTGCTGGACGCCGGCGCCATCCGCGTCGTCCACCCCGACCCGGCGACGTCGGGCGGCATCGCGGAGACCAAGCGGCTCGGCGACTACGCGCAGGAGCGCGGGATCGCGATGGCCCTGCACCTGGCGGCGTCGCCGATCGCGACGATGGCGTGCGTGCACCTGGCCGCCGCCACGGAGAACTTCCTCGCCCTCGAACACCACGCGGCCGACGTGGAGTTCTGGAGCGACCTCGTCACCGGCCCGCTGATCCGGGACGGCCACATCGCGGTCCC is a genomic window of Amycolatopsis lexingtonensis containing:
- a CDS encoding carbohydrate ABC transporter permease, which translates into the protein MLFPVYWMIAVSLTPAGDLRKSPPDLFPASPTFAGYEQVLREQLPYFGTSLLVALGTVALTLVIAAPAAYALAKLRPPGRRVLGFVLLVAQMIPGIIMALGFYGIYVKLGLTNSVGGLVVADSTIAVPFAVLILTSFMATVPDELLQAARIDGAGPWRTFASVVLPASRNGVVTAALFSFLWAWSDFVFATTLDAGGRLRPLTLGIYHYIGNNNQEWNAIMATAVVASVPATVLLVLAQRYVAAGVTAGAVKD
- a CDS encoding amylo-alpha-1,6-glucosidase yields the protein MTAEFSVGDIPFSRAGSWLGLSPVLSATRRADDVHVVSHRHGLHPVLTLVPERDGHRAATDVSADPAVLTWSSPDGRITAAFPDAGTLRITGTGLGMSIVATEPVLTPFTGPYFFADPAGAAVFTFYETGNRLRLTLLSGQWTYLGEQELGSARRGVTVGADGGPWEVALEEITTGAPAYASTVDFPGAAASARDDFTAFADAVAPWRDSSTPAAELACYVLWSATVAPAGFLARPAVLMSKHWMNKVWSWDHCFTALALAPGAPELAWNQYQLPFDHQDGQGALPDSVTHAEVLRNFVKPPIHGWALAHLRGRLPDGLPDPALAYRQLAAWTSFWLDHRRAPGQRLPYYEHGNDSGWDNATVFAGERLVVTADLAAFLVLQLKELAALAPAVGDTPTDWERRADTLLAALLAELWDGSAFRSRTVRTGTSQGGSSLLDLMPIVLGEHLPRAVFERLCARVAEHLTPIGLATELPSSPYYEPDGYWRGPVWAPVTVLVEDGLRRGGATDLADEVSSRFRRTCEEHGFAENFDAFTGAGLRDHAYTWTAGAYLLLSEAAQQREGTRKAACGPAAPR
- a CDS encoding glycoside hydrolase family 44 protein, which produces MVAQRRVRLRPGPASGCVLAALLAAQAVAAPPASAAELTLAVDLSAARHPISPDIYGMNGGDPALLAELGTPVSRWGGNASSRYNFENHTYNTGSDWYFENIVAGPDDTLEAYVQRNRDRGIKQVVTLPMSGWVAKDSPSSPHACGFPATRFPAQDSFDQWDANCGNGRLNNAELTGAVPTDTSVPADASFAGKTVSHLVSQFGPAARGGVPIYELDNEPVLWSSTHRDVHPQPVTDDELGTKSTATAAAVKTADPRAAVLGPSGWGYCEWIASGLDGCAPGADAAAHGGLNLSQWFLKNMKDASTTAGKRLLDYFDQHYYPQISGDKTPEANALRLRSTRSLWDPAYVEESWIGPSGVNAPPLQFIRTMKQWVSQYNPGTRTAITEYNWGALDDINGALAEADVLGIFGREGLDLATIWGEPKPADPAAYAFRMYRNYDGAGSRFGEVSVSAASSDQGQLAIYGAQRRCDGAVTLMVVNKTGTDLTSPLSIAGAPGTGKAQRFTYGPADLSSIVRGPDLAVDHGHVTTTYPANSITLLVLPR
- a CDS encoding mandelate racemase/muconate lactonizing enzyme family protein codes for the protein MRIVNVTTAVVAYHGQATLVRIDTDEGLSGFGEANPDAGAGAVVGMIDSLKPLLIGEDPRNVERCWEKLRRSKVFAGAQSGVFVIALSGIEIALWDLAGKAAGQPVYRLLGGKFRDRIRLYADCGDGDDPAGSVAGCVDRAQRMVAEGFTAIKFDIDDLHHPAKFDAFNHTINAAELRSMVERVAAVREAIGPDVDLAIDLHARYDVPSACRIAWELEPFHLMWLEEPLPAENVDALVRVREQTRTPICAGENLYLRWGFRELLERGAVDVIEPDVPKCGGLAEAKKIANLAELHYIPFAPHLVSTPLGTMATSHQCGAIPNFLVQEWHALEERAVWDSYVHAPDGSGSIVKDGYITLPDTPGIGVELDMDGVRAHAVEGYGVFE
- a CDS encoding FadR/GntR family transcriptional regulator; this translates as MPRRQESPDAVKVRTLPVQVAAHLTRRIVSGEIEDGRAPSELEISNEFGVSRVVARETLKILASLDIVDVAQGRRVVVRPRAEWDYLNPLLIEWLPTEIVDELLQELHQMRTLLEPELAAMAAASITNETLARLGDEIGRMAALEADPEAYLEVDHEFHMEICRAADNRILDRIMYSARWLGTASRRVTNEAPAGLHRATAQHTEIYEALVARDPAGAREAMRKHLSNNFSTLLAEKGQRSKRAAKRR
- a CDS encoding Gfo/Idh/MocA family protein, whose protein sequence is MAAPAIPPIRLGLIGTGLAVEKLHWPALRALADRFTVTAYTDASAEQRRRFAAYSGIDPARAVAGRAALLARDDVDAVLIAVPIPHLYEVAREALAAGKDVLCEKPAGADAEQAAAFLALAAGYPDRTFVVGENYFYRDDLRYARTLLDSGVIGRPHLMAWRHAGQSVPRPGGFTSTPWRHRPQYRGGVHLDFGVHHIAQIRLLCGDIAWVHGAVQAANSTIDAPSDLTLNLVFTGGAIGNYTASFPEIPVPPEPNEMRLYGTEGVLVLAGSDVERRVTRSSADATTRTTVFRGIDNGYRAELVDFADAVQFGVRPVGSVAQSVANAMVVQRAFDSAERAAALALDPVPGAGPVPLWRPRGSTGLFDGLPGQRISSTASFAA
- a CDS encoding twin-arginine translocation signal domain-containing protein translates to MEEKTDLSRRTFLGMSAGMSALGVLGLAGCGSGPAPAPQVDVQVPQALLDQAAALRGGSVGMLSQKLYSEAANKALDKSLQVFAQATGTTIHNDLVSGDAGDMVAKMDAEVKAGTNRDLAFMSDRRFVGQLHNLGALTDVTDVVTEMKALYGEPATEANDYCVFGGRWFAIPYHFIATGMYLRKDWYQEKGLPLKPYYSWEELRDNALAVSDPAKRRYGWGLTVNRSGDANGFIANVINTYGGAIADNTGTKVVFNSPETVAAVSFIGDIYTNPKYKPMLPPGIGSWTDSSNNENWLAQILGLTLNQFSVYADSKSKKNPVYGNTHVFNGATGPALDRPLAFGESNSFVVFKGAKNPALAKLVAKFMVGGTALLGVAKEAPCLVNPSWSKVWDSDPYYTNGDPAFAALREQTRAKLPVTTKTGYAFPQAPSPGEQAATAAYLLTDMMQSVIQGTRPADAVATTHGRIVQIFEQQGYRQ